The genome window TATGACGAGCCAACTTCATTACCCATCCTGCGGGATGTTGTAATGAAAGAAACGGATAAATCTCTCAGGAAAACCGCGCTTCATGCAATCGGTAATATAGATGGAAAAGAAAGTCTCAATGTTCTTAAAATGGTCTTGACCTCGGTTGAGGACAGAGATCTGCAGAAAACTGCATTGTATGCAATTGGCAACAGGGATGAAGATTCTGAAGCCAAAAGTATTTTGACGCAATTTGCGATGACAAACGATAATGATGAACTAGCAAAAACTGCTGTTTATAGCTTGAGGAACATGCTGGACGAAGATGGATTCGATGAATTATTGGAAATTGTAAGGAAGGCAAAATCAACCGCAGCACGTAAAGCGGCCCTTAGCTGCATTGGAGGTAGTGGCGGGAAAGTTGGGATAGATGCACTTGCGAGTTTGTTGAAGACCGAGAAAGATGTTGAACTTCGTATTTATGCGGTCCGCGCCCTGGGCCATGCAGACAGCGACGGTGCAATCTCTGTCCTGGTTGACATCGTACAAAATGATCCTCATCTCAAAGTGCGTACTGCCGCTGTTTCAGCAATCGGACAGATTGGCTCGCCAAAAGCACAGGAAGCATTGGTGAAGATTTTGTCAAATCAATGAGATTTGTTTCAGAACTAATTGATTCCATAACCTGGAGTGATGGAATCAATTGATGTAATGAGGAAATAGCATGATAAAGCAAACTTTAAAAACACTCGTTCTAACCTCAATCATATTTCCACTTATTACTCAAGCGCAGGATGTTGTCAAATATCCTAATCAGAATGACGATTTGAGCAAACGCTGGACATGGGCGGAAAGGGAAGCGAAATCGGGAAAGTATAGAAACGGCGTTTGGATTGGCTACAGCATCCAAAGATTGATGGGTGAAAATTCTCACATCGGTTCATTTAGCCGCGATTATCAAGACAAAATCACCTTGGAAGAACTCATATATGGTAAGAAGGCTGATCCCGATGAAAAACTTTCGGATAAGGAAATCATCGAACGGACCATCAAGGAGACGTTAGATGAATTGAAGGATGAAAAAAAGGAAGAAAGAAAAGTCCTAAAAGAGGTCGCCATCCTATTCCGCTACGAATCTAATTCCAAGAGGTTTGAGGATGTTAAAAAAACTAAAGTCACTAATTTAACACTGCATGTAAATTTAGATGAACTGCCACTCATTTGGCTGGGCCAGATAGAGCATGAAAACAGTTTAGAATTCCTGCAAGACTTTGCTGAAGGCGTAACTTCGGTAGAAATGAAAAAGAGATTTACCATGGTCATTGGCATTCATGATGCCAATAAAAGATCCATAGCCATTCTAAAAGAATTCGCTACTAAAGACGAGCATGCTGAAGTTCGCAAAAGTGCGTCTTTTTGGCTAGGACAAACTCACCACAAAGAAGCGCTCGATATTCTGAAAAAAATTATACAATCCGATCGATCCTCGAATGTTCGCGAACATGCGGTCTTTGCCATTAGTAGAATGCGCTCTCAAGAATCCACCGATGTCTTGATTGATTTGGCTCAGAAATCTAAGGACTTCGAGGTGCGTTCAAAAGCAATTTTCTGGCTGGGTCAAAAAGCTTCCAGGAAAGCTGAAAAAGCATTGGAGGATTTGGTTTATTCCGATGATGAAACCAAAGTGCGAAAGAAGGCAGTCTTCGCATTAACCCAGCTTCCCCATAATAAAGGCGTACCACATTTGATTCGAATTGCCAAAACTCATCCGAATATAAAAGTGAGAAAACAAGCCATTTTTTGGCTGGGCCAGAGCAAAGATCCAAGAGCTTTTGAGACGATTGTTGAATTGATTCGGAAGAAGTGACAAAGTAACAAAGAG of candidate division KSB1 bacterium contains these proteins:
- a CDS encoding HEAT repeat domain-containing protein, with the protein product MIKQTLKTLVLTSIIFPLITQAQDVVKYPNQNDDLSKRWTWAEREAKSGKYRNGVWIGYSIQRLMGENSHIGSFSRDYQDKITLEELIYGKKADPDEKLSDKEIIERTIKETLDELKDEKKEERKVLKEVAILFRYESNSKRFEDVKKTKVTNLTLHVNLDELPLIWLGQIEHENSLEFLQDFAEGVTSVEMKKRFTMVIGIHDANKRSIAILKEFATKDEHAEVRKSASFWLGQTHHKEALDILKKIIQSDRSSNVREHAVFAISRMRSQESTDVLIDLAQKSKDFEVRSKAIFWLGQKASRKAEKALEDLVYSDDETKVRKKAVFALTQLPHNKGVPHLIRIAKTHPNIKVRKQAIFWLGQSKDPRAFETIVELIRKK